The stretch of DNA TCGGGCACGAGCACGACCACGCGGTCGGCCTCGCTCGCGGCGTCGTCGGGCGTCGCGACGCGCAGGCCGGCCTCCTCGGCGGCGTCCCGCGAGGACGACCCCTCGCGGAGGCCCACGACCACGTCCACGCCGGAGTCGTGGAGGTTCAGCGCGTGGGCGTGGCCCTGGGACCCGTAGCCGAGCACGGCTACGGTCTCGTCGTCGAGTGTCGATACGTCGGCGTCGTCGTCGTAGTAGACCTCTGTGGTCAGTTCGTCAGTCATCGTTGTCCAGTGTGGTGGGGCCTCGTTCCAGCGCGGCGGCCCCGGTCCGCACGACCTCCCGCACGTCGAACTGCTGGAACGCGTCGACGGCGGCGTCGATCTTCTGCTTGCTGCCCGTGATCTCGACGGTCACGGAGTCGGTCGAGGCGTCGACGGCCTGTCCGCCGTACATCTCGGCGACGGCGTTGACGTCGTCGGGCTTCTCGCCGTCCACCTTGATGAGCGCGAGCTCCCGCCGGACCGCCGCCGGCTCCAGCTCCGTGACCTCGACGACGGGCACCAGCTTCCGCAGTTGCTTCTTCGCCTGTTCGATCCCGGGTTCCGGCTCCTCGATGAGGATCGTCATCCGGGCGGTGTCTTCGTCGTCCGTCGGTCCCACGGTGAGGCTTTCGATGTTGAACTGCCGGCGGCTGAACAGCCCCGACACCTCCGCGAGCACGCCGGGGCGGTGCTTGACCAGCGCCGACAGGACCGCCTGCCGCGGCTCGTGGGTCACTTCGGCCTCGGGGTCGACGCGGATCCCCTGGGAGTTGCGTCGGCCCTCGGGACGCATCCGTTCGTCGGGCGCGGGTCCGGGCATTCCTCCGGTCATGGTCAGAGCATCTCCAGGTGGTCTTCCTCCAGTGCGAACAGGCCGTTGTCGCCGCCGCTCGGGACCATCGGGAAGACGTTCTCCCCGGGGTCGATGTGGGCGTCGATGACAGACGGCCCGTCGTAGTCGCGGGCCGCCTGGATGGTCTCCTCGACCTCGCCGTAGTCCTCCAGCCGGAAGCCGCGAGCGCCGAACGCCTCCGCGAGCTTGTCGAACTGGGGGATCCACGGGTACTCCGAGGCCATCCGACGGCCCTCGTAGAAGCCGTCCTGCCACTGGCGGACCATCCCGACGGCCTCGTTGTTCAGGATGACGTAGGTGATGTCGAGGTTCTCCCGGACCGCGACCGAGAGGCCCTGGACCGTCATCAGGAACGAGCCGTCGCCGTCGAAGCAGACGACCTCCTGGTCGGGGGCCGCCAGCTTCGCGCCGATGGCCGCGGGGACGCCGTACCCCATCGTCCCCAGGCCGTGGGAGGAGACCCACGTCCGTGGCTCGGTGTACTCCCAGAACTGGGAGGCCCACATCTGGTGCTGGCCAACGCCGGTACAGACGATGGTGTCGTCCGGCGTCACCTCGGAGAACCGCTCGACGACGTACTGCGGTTTCAGCGGCTCGTCGTCGGGCGTGTCGTACTCCATCGGGTACTCCTCTTTCCAGTCCTGGCACTGCTCGCGCCACTCGTCGGCCGCGGGCGCTCGCGGCATCGCGTCGAACAGCTGCCGCAGGACCTTCCGGGCGTCGCCGATCAGCGGGTAGTCCGCGTAGACGTTCTTGCTGATCTCGGCGGGGTCGATGTCGACGTGGACGATGTCGGCGTCCGGCGCGAACGAGTCGACGCCGCCGGTCAGGCGGTCGTCGAACCGCGTGCCGATGGCCAGCATACAGTCCGTGTTCGTGATGGCCATGTTGGCGTAGCCGGTGCCGTGCATCCCGGCCCACTCCAGCGAGAGCTCGTGGTCCTCGGGGAAGCTCCCGATGCCCGGCATCGTCGTGATGACCGGGATCTCGTACTCCTTCGCGAACTCCCGGAGCGCCGAGGAGGCCTCCGCCTTGATGACGCCGCCGCCCGACAGGATGACCGGACGGTCCGCGTCGGCGAGCGCCTCGGCGGCCTCCTGGACGGCCGCGTCGTCGGCCTCCTCCTGGACCTCGTAGGTGTCGGGCGTCTCCGGGGCCTTCGGTTCAACCTCGGTCTCGCCCTGCGTGACGTCTTTCGGGAGGTCGACCAGCGTCGGCCCCTGCCGGCCCGAATCGGCCAGCGCGAACGCCTCGCTGACGTCGTCGCCGACCGTGTCGGAGTGGCTCGCGAAGTAGCTCTCCTTCGTGATGGGCTGGGTGATGCCGACGGTGTCGGTCTCCTGGAACGCGTCGTTGCCGACGAAGTCAGTCGGGACCTGCCCCGTCAGCGCGATCACCGGGTCCGAGTCCATCGAGGCGTCGGCGATGCCGGTCACGAGGTTCGTCGCGCCCGGCCCCGAGGTGGCGAAACAGACGCCCGGGTCGCCGGTGACGATGCCGTAGGCGTCGGCGGCGTGGGAGGCCCCCTGCTCGTGGGCCATCGTCACGTGCGTGATGTCGGAGTCGTACAGCGCGTCGTAGACGGGCATGATGGCCCCGCCCTGGACGCCGAAGACGAACTCCGTGCCGGCGTTCTCCAGCGCCCGGACGACGGACTGTGCGCCGGTGCTGACCGGTTCCGCCTCGTCCGCGTGTTCCTCGTCGGGCTGTTCCTCTGCTCGTGGGACCGATGCGCGCTCGCTCATGCTGTCCCTCCGGTTCGTGGTCGATAGCGTGCGTGTGGTGTGTGCATAGCTGGCGTCTCTGCTGGGTGGTAGATGGTCGGTACGGGTAGCGAGGAAAGAGGTGTGTGAGGGGCTATACCGCCCCTACAATACGCTCGTCGCGAAGGAGGAGCGCGCCGCTGGTCGCGGGTCGGACCCGGTCGCCAGCGCGCGCCGTCATCACGTCGATTCTCTGTCCGCCAGCCATAATAAACGTTCCGTGAGAGGGGCTGGCGAACCCGGGACGGCGTCGGCACTGCGCGCCGCTGCTGCCCGTTCGTCGCGACCGGAGGCGCGGACATAGGACCTACGCCCGGACCTCCTCGCTTTCCCGCTCGACGCCGACCTCCTCGGCGAACCGCTCCAGTTCGCTCATCGTGACCTGCTGTTTCTCCGCGCCGAACTCCTTGACGCGGCGGGTCACTTCCCGGACCTCGGCGTCGCTGGGGTCGTAGCCCGCGTCGACGAGCCGCTCCCGGACCGAGTGGGCACCGGTGTGCTTGCCCAGCACCAGCTCGCGCTCGGCCCCCACCATCTCCGGGGTCATGACCCCCGGCTCGAAGGTGTCGGAGTTCTCGATGACGCCGGCGGCGTGGATGCCGCTCTCGTGGGAGAAGGCGTTGCGGCCCACGACCGGCTTGTTCGCCGGCACCGGGATGTCGGACTTCTCCTCGACGATGCGTGACAGCTCCGTGATGCGCGTGGTGTCGACGCCGGTGTCGACGTCGTACAGCGACTCCAGCGACATCACGACCTCCTCGTAGGCCGCGTTACCGGCCCGCTCGCCGATGCCGTTGACCGACACCTGCGACTGGGCCGCGCCGGCCTCGTAGCCGGAGATGGCGTTGGCGGAGGCCAGCCCGAAGTCGTCGTGCGTGTGCACGTCGATGCCGGCCTCGGTCACCGAGTCGACCTTCGCGATCAGGTCGGCGAAGCGGCTCGGCGTCGCCACCCCGCAGGTGTCGGGGATGTTGATCCAGTCGGCCCCGGCCGCGGACGTGGCCTCGATGACCTCGACGAGGAAGTCCTCGTCCGTCCGGGTGGCGTCCATCGGCGAGAACATACACTCGGCCCCGGCCTCGACGATGCGCTCGACGGACTCGACCGCCGAGTCCAGCGCCTCCTGCCGGGTCGCGTGCATGGAATCCTGCAACTGTACGTCCGACGTCGAGACGAACGTGTGGACCATATCCACACCCGACTCCAGCGCCGCCTCGATGTCCTTCTCGACCACGCGTGCCAGCCCGCAGGTCGTCACCCGTGTGGACTCCGCGATGTCCCGCACCGCCTCGAACTCCGCGTCGGAGTTGACGGGGAAGCCGGCCTCGATGACGTGGGTCCCCATCTCGTCCAGCAGCGCGGCTATCTCGCGTTTGTCCTCGTAGTTGAACGACGTGCGCGGTGACTGCTCACCGTCTCGCAGCGTGGTGTCGAAAATGCGTGCGTCTGAGATCTCAGACGTGGAATCCAGTGTGCCCTGGAAGAACTCGATCCGCCGGGGTTCCCGACGTGCCCTCGTTGTTGGACATAAGCACCCGTATCTGGTCCCTTCCGGTACTTATAGTTGTCCATCGGACAGAACATCACGAATGTTCGGGACGGACCGCCGGACGGACGACGCGCGTCAGACGGGAGGCCGAGGATTTTTGCCGTCGTGGCGTCTCTCCTGGCGTATGAGCGACTTCGAGGGGCTCGACCTACAGGCCGTCGAGGACCAGATGGACCTCGACGACGACGGCGACGGGGGGAGCGACCGCGTGGTCCTGGGCGTGCTCGACGGCACCACCGACGACGACGAGTGGCTCTCGATCGTCGACGACGGGGGGGCGCTGGTCCTGAACGTCGACGGCGACCTGAACGAACTCGCCGCCGGGTTCGCCCGGCCGGTCAAGGAGGCCGGCGGCGAACTGATGCACTTCCGTGGCTTTCTCGTCGTGACGCCGCCGGGCGTCGACATCGACACCGACCGGCTCTGAGCGGCTGCACGCGGTCAGGGCGACGGAGGGCGTGACGCCGACCGTCGCCCGACGAGTGTTCCGGCGACCGCCTACCGCCGGGTCCGCGCGGCGAGCGCGGTCGCGAGGACCGCGAGCAGGGCCGCGACGACGCCGAACCCGGGTCCGCTCCCGGTCGTCGGGGTCGGGGAGTCCGCCGCCGTCGACGGAGCCGCCGTCTCCGTCGAGGTCGGGGTCTCCGGGGTCGCCGTCTCCGTCTCAGTCTCCGTCGGGCTCTCGGTCTCGGTCGGAGCCGCCGGGTTCGTCTCGGTGGACTGCTGGGTCGACTGAGGCCCGCCGACGGCGAACGTCGAGAATCCGGGTGACTCGGCCCGGTACTCGCCGTCGCCGACGTGGGTCGTGTTCAGCGCCTGCCAGCCGTCGTGGTAGCGGTACACCGTGACGTTCTCGCGGCTGACGCCGAGCGCCTCGCGCTCGCTCTCGTTCAGCGCGACGGTGATCGTCGCCGAGGAGACGTTCGCGGCCGCGGCGCTCGTGTCGATCTCGACGTACTCGACCGCCGCGGCCTCGCGTGCCGCCGAGAGTTCGGGCACGTCGGCCACCGTCTCGGACGGCCGGCCGGCGCTCACCGACAGCGACTCGACGTCGGTGGCGGCGGTGACGTTGACCCTGGCGACGGTGAACGGCTCCGAGGCCACCTCCCGGTCGGCGTCTTCGAACGCGACCGAGACGGTCTGGTTCGCTGTGACGGTCGCAACCGCCGCCGTCGCCAGTCCGGTGCTCCCGTTCCGGACCGCAGAGACCGCGACGACCGGGTCGGTCGCGTTGTCGACGGTGTCGTCGGCCGCGGTCTCGTTGAGCGCGGTCTCGTTGGAGGCGGTCGTGTTGGTCGTCTCGTCGTCGGTCGGGTCCGTCGTCGTGTCACCACCGCCGCCGCCGCTGCCGATCGCCGTCTCGTTGGGCGAGATCGCGGCGTATCCCGCGGAGTAGCTGATGTTCTCGATGAGGATGCGAGCGCCGTCGGCGGTCTCGGTGACGGTGAACGTCCGGGGCTGGTCCTTGAACGAGACGTCGAGTTCGGTCTCGGGGTCGTCGACGCCCCACTCGTTCAGCTGGGAGTCCGGGATCGTCGCCTGGTAGAACCCGGTGTGTTTGCCGCCGGTCTCGTTCTTGCTCGGGGCGGCCATCCACACCTGGAGCGACCCGTTGTCGTAGGTCGGCGGCGCGAACCGCTGTGCGTTGGTCGTCGTACTGATCCCGTTGAGGTTGTTCTGGGCGGGGCCGGGCACCGTCGAGAGGTCGAACAGGCCGAAGTAGACCGTCCGGGTGAAGCCCATATCGGCGGCCGCGTTCCGACCGTTCGGCCAGGAGATCGTCGACGGGCTCTGGAACAACAGCGGCCCGACGCCCTTCGACGACACCGCCTGGAGGTCGACCGTCGACCCCGTGATGGTGATGTCGGTCCCGTCCGCGACGCTCGCGTTGGGCGAGGTCTCCCAGCTGGCGTTGCGGAGCCCCCAGATCAGCGAGTTGGGATCGAAGTTCTTCACCGTGAGGGTGATGCGGAACTCGGTCTGTCTGGTCACGCCGAGGCTCGTGAGGTTGTCCGGTTTCCCGACCCCCTGGCCCGAGTACGAGGACTCGTCGACCAGCTGTAGCTGCACGAGTCCCGACTGCAGGTCCGTCCGGAGGCCGAGGTTCGACCCGTCGCCCGGGCCGGACGTGATGGTGACGTTCGAGGCTTCGATCGACGCCTTCTCCAGGGTGAAGTCGCTCGTGTTCGTCTCCCCGGCCGTGGCGTTCACCGCGGCCGTCGGGGCGCTCTTGCCCCGGGCGAACACCGAGACGGTGTAGTCGCCCGGCGGGACGGTCTTGCTGTAACTCCCTCGGGTCACCTGCACCGGGTAGAAGCTCTCGCCGTCGCTGATCAGGACCATCGTCCCCTTCGGCACCGATCCGGTCTCGGCGGAGACGGTCCCCGAGATGGTCGCCGGCTTCCGGAAGGTGACGCTCACGTCGGCGGTCCCGCTCTCGTTGAGAGCGACGCCCCGGACGACCCTGGTCCCGTAGGCCGAGGTCGTGATGCGCACGAGGTAGGTCCCGGCGGGGGTGCTGATGCTTGCGTCACCGTTCAGATCGGTCTTCGTCCGACTGCCGAACCGGTAGTCCGAACTCCGGTAGCTGACCGTCGCACCGGTGATCGGGGTTCCGTCGGGACCCGTCGCCGAGACGCTGATGGTCCCGTCGTCGGGGATCTCGGGCGTCGTCAGGTTCACCGTGGTCGTCGCGCCGTCCGTGACGCCGACACCCTCACGGAAGCCCGTGTCGTAGTCGTCCGAGTCGGTCAGCGACGCGAGGACGACGTAGGTGCCGTCCGGGTCAAGCGCGAGCGAGTACGACCCGTCGCCGGCCGTCGTCGTCGACGCGGCGACGGTGTTCGTCGAGGTCCGTACCGCTTCGACGGTGATCCCCCGTAGCGGCGTCCCGGACCCGTCTGTCACGGTCCCGTTGAGCCAACCGCCGTGGTCCATCGTCACGTCCTGCGTGACCGACCCGCCGTTCGCGACGCTGACCGTCCGCACCTGCCGTGCGTAGCCGTCAGACGTCACCTCGACGTCGTACGTTCCGCCGGGGACGGTGGCGGTGTAGCGACCCGTGGACGCGCTGTAACTCGCACGCTCGACCGTCTTGCCCGTGTCAGGGTCGATGATGTCGACGTCCGTACTGTCGTCCGTGACGGCGGAGCCGTCGGGGTGTTCGACCGTCCCCGCGATGTCACCGCCCTCGATGATGGACACCTGGTCGTCGGCCCGCTGGACGGTCGTCCCGCTCGACCGAGCGTCGACGGTCACGTCGTAGTCTCCCGCAGTCCCCGGATTGAAGACGTTCTCGAGGGTGAACGAGACCGTGGGCGAGCTGCCGCGCTTCAGGCTCTCGGCGAGGGTGATGTCCACCGCCGCACCGTTCTCAACGACCTGTCTGGAACTGACGACGACCTCCCGCTGTTGCCCGCCAGCCGAGACCGTGACGGTCCCGTCCCGGACGGTGGCGTAGGTCATCTTCGCGCCGGTTCCGGTGAAGTTGACGCGGACGGTCTCGGCGTCCTGGCTCAGCCGGTCGTAGCTGGCACTGACCGAGTAGTCCGCGGCCTTCCCGGCCACGGTCTGGGAGGTGGTCACCTCGGCGTTGCCGGCCGCGTTCGACGCGACGTTGCCGGAGACCGCACCGCCGGGTACGGTCCCGACACCGAACGCGAGCAGTGAGAGGACGAGCAGCGCCGATAGCCACACCGCTCGCAGCTTCAGAGTGGTGTCCAGCATAACTTGCCAACTGCTACTATCCTATAAATATCTGTGTGCCACGTTATCACGGATGAAACGGCGGACGAGCGGAAGACGACGTTCGTGAACTACACTCGTGTTTCGGGGGCGGAGAACGTCACGAATCGCCGACCAGCGTCAGGTAGTGCCCGTCCGGGTCGCGAACGCGTACCCCCTCGTCGACCGAGGTGACCGCGCGCGCCTCGTCTGCCACCCCGTCGGCGATCGACCGGGGGTCGTCGGCCGCGACGCCGAAGTCGACGTGGACACCCCCGCGGGCGTCGGCGATCCCGAGTCGCGGTGCCCACAGCTCCAGGTCGAGTTCGCCCGTCGTCAGTCGCACTCTGCCCTCGTCGCGGCCGTCGTCGACCAGCTCGAAGCCAAGCGACCGGTAGAACTCGACGGCGGCGTCCAGCTGTTCGACTTCGAGGACGAGCTCGAACAGTCCGGTGACGCCGCTGCCCGAGGACCGCCGCTCGCCCAGTTCGACGCAGTTGCCCTCCGGGTCGTAGAAGTACAGCGAGCGGGCGTCGCCGAACGTCTCCTCGACCAGATCGAACCGCTCGTCGAGGCGGTCGTACCAGTCGTCGTACTCCCGCTCGGGGACGGTCAGCGCGTAGTGGGTGTGGAGCCCGCCGCGCGGGACCGGCCCGGGCGACTGGAGGCGCAGTTCCGTCTCGCCCGCGGTCAGCACCGCCGCGTCGGCCGTCTCCCGCTGGACGTCGAGTTCGAGGAACGCGTCGTAGAACGCCGTCATCCGGTCGGTGTACTTCACTTCCAGCGTGAGCCACTCGGGGGTGGAGAGCATATGCCGAGGGTAGGACAGCCCGGGTGAAAAGCGCCGGTGACGTCCCGGCGCGACCCGACGCCTCGGGGCGGGGTCCCCACCGCCGGGGTTGTACCCTTTATCCGGCCGCGTCACCAAATCCGTCGTATGCCGATGAAAGCCTCGGACGCGGCGACGGACTGGCAGGAGATCGACCGCTGGGACCGTGGCGCGGGCTGGCTCGCCCACCCCGACGAGGATATGCAGCGGGCGAGCCACGTCCTCGGGACGGACGCCGGCGCGCTCGTCGTCGACCCCGTCGACGCCGAGGGCATCGACGACCTCCTCGCCGAGTTCGGCGAGGTCGCCGGCGTCGTCCTCCTGCTCGACCGCCACAAGCGAGACTGCGCGGCGGTCGCGACCCGCCACGACGTCCCGGTGTACGTCCCCGAGTGGATGTCCGGCGTCGAGAGCGACCTCGACGCCCCGGTCGAACGCGTCGGGCGTCAGATCCCCGGGACCGACTACGGCGTCCACGAGGTGGTCGAGAACCCGTTCTGGCAGGAGGCCGCGCTGTACGGCGAGGACGACGACACGCTGGTCGTCGCGGAGTCCGTCGGGACCGCGGAGTTCTTCCTGGCCCCCGGGGAACGGCTCGGCGTCCATCCGGTGCGGCGGCTCACACCGCCGAAGAAGCTGTCCCGACTGACGCCCGAGCAGATCCTGGTCGGACACGGGCGAGGGGTCCTGGAGGACGCGGGCGAGGCGCTCCGGGACGCGCTCCGGGGGTCCCGGCGTCGGTCGCCACAGCTGTTCGCGAAGACCGTCCAGTCCCTCGTCTTCGGGTAGGGTCGGCGACGGGGTTAAACCGCGTCCCCGCCTACTCGGAGTGTGGTCTACGTCACGCGCGGACTCGTCGAGACGCTGTTGCGGCTGGCCAGCGAGGCCGAACCCGACGAGGTCACCATCTCGCTGTCGGTCACGCCGGCCGGCGACCTCCCCGACGCCGACCTCGACGACGAGACGCCCGTGTTCACGGACTTCTACCTCCCCTCGGCGGGCAGTTCGGTCAACGCCGTCTTCGGGATGGACCTCGGGACGCCCGCGGGTCAGACCGAGGGGCGGTTCGTCTCACACCCCGGCGGGCTACTGGGCGTCACCGAGGAGGACGACCTCCACGAGGTGGTGTTCGTGGCCATCCCGCCGTGGGAGGAGGACGACTTCGGGGCGTTCGACCGCTCGGGACGGCGA from Haloarcula litorea encodes:
- the ilvN gene encoding acetolactate synthase small subunit codes for the protein MPGPAPDERMRPEGRRNSQGIRVDPEAEVTHEPRQAVLSALVKHRPGVLAEVSGLFSRRQFNIESLTVGPTDDEDTARMTILIEEPEPGIEQAKKQLRKLVPVVEVTELEPAAVRRELALIKVDGEKPDDVNAVAEMYGGQAVDASTDSVTVEITGSKQKIDAAVDAFQQFDVREVVRTGAAALERGPTTLDNDD
- the ilvB gene encoding biosynthetic-type acetolactate synthase large subunit, translating into MSERASVPRAEEQPDEEHADEAEPVSTGAQSVVRALENAGTEFVFGVQGGAIMPVYDALYDSDITHVTMAHEQGASHAADAYGIVTGDPGVCFATSGPGATNLVTGIADASMDSDPVIALTGQVPTDFVGNDAFQETDTVGITQPITKESYFASHSDTVGDDVSEAFALADSGRQGPTLVDLPKDVTQGETEVEPKAPETPDTYEVQEEADDAAVQEAAEALADADRPVILSGGGVIKAEASSALREFAKEYEIPVITTMPGIGSFPEDHELSLEWAGMHGTGYANMAITNTDCMLAIGTRFDDRLTGGVDSFAPDADIVHVDIDPAEISKNVYADYPLIGDARKVLRQLFDAMPRAPAADEWREQCQDWKEEYPMEYDTPDDEPLKPQYVVERFSEVTPDDTIVCTGVGQHQMWASQFWEYTEPRTWVSSHGLGTMGYGVPAAIGAKLAAPDQEVVCFDGDGSFLMTVQGLSVAVRENLDITYVILNNEAVGMVRQWQDGFYEGRRMASEYPWIPQFDKLAEAFGARGFRLEDYGEVEETIQAARDYDGPSVIDAHIDPGENVFPMVPSGGDNGLFALEEDHLEML
- a CDS encoding VOC family protein codes for the protein MLSTPEWLTLEVKYTDRMTAFYDAFLELDVQRETADAAVLTAGETELRLQSPGPVPRGGLHTHYALTVPEREYDDWYDRLDERFDLVEETFGDARSLYFYDPEGNCVELGERRSSGSGVTGLFELVLEVEQLDAAVEFYRSLGFELVDDGRDEGRVRLTTGELDLELWAPRLGIADARGGVHVDFGVAADDPRSIADGVADEARAVTSVDEGVRVRDPDGHYLTLVGDS
- a CDS encoding DUF5779 family protein, which gives rise to MSDFEGLDLQAVEDQMDLDDDGDGGSDRVVLGVLDGTTDDDEWLSIVDDGGALVLNVDGDLNELAAGFARPVKEAGGELMHFRGFLVVTPPGVDIDTDRL
- a CDS encoding carboxypeptidase regulatory-like domain-containing protein, whose product is MLDTTLKLRAVWLSALLVLSLLAFGVGTVPGGAVSGNVASNAAGNAEVTTSQTVAGKAADYSVSASYDRLSQDAETVRVNFTGTGAKMTYATVRDGTVTVSAGGQQREVVVSSRQVVENGAAVDITLAESLKRGSSPTVSFTLENVFNPGTAGDYDVTVDARSSGTTVQRADDQVSIIEGGDIAGTVEHPDGSAVTDDSTDVDIIDPDTGKTVERASYSASTGRYTATVPGGTYDVEVTSDGYARQVRTVSVANGGSVTQDVTMDHGGWLNGTVTDGSGTPLRGITVEAVRTSTNTVAASTTTAGDGSYSLALDPDGTYVVLASLTDSDDYDTGFREGVGVTDGATTTVNLTTPEIPDDGTISVSATGPDGTPITGATVSYRSSDYRFGSRTKTDLNGDASISTPAGTYLVRITTSAYGTRVVRGVALNESGTADVSVTFRKPATISGTVSAETGSVPKGTMVLISDGESFYPVQVTRGSYSKTVPPGDYTVSVFARGKSAPTAAVNATAGETNTSDFTLEKASIEASNVTITSGPGDGSNLGLRTDLQSGLVQLQLVDESSYSGQGVGKPDNLTSLGVTRQTEFRITLTVKNFDPNSLIWGLRNASWETSPNASVADGTDITITGSTVDLQAVSSKGVGPLLFQSPSTISWPNGRNAAADMGFTRTVYFGLFDLSTVPGPAQNNLNGISTTTNAQRFAPPTYDNGSLQVWMAAPSKNETGGKHTGFYQATIPDSQLNEWGVDDPETELDVSFKDQPRTFTVTETADGARILIENISYSAGYAAISPNETAIGSGGGGGDTTTDPTDDETTNTTASNETALNETAADDTVDNATDPVVAVSAVRNGSTGLATAAVATVTANQTVSVAFEDADREVASEPFTVARVNVTAATDVESLSVSAGRPSETVADVPELSAAREAAAVEYVEIDTSAAAANVSSATITVALNESEREALGVSRENVTVYRYHDGWQALNTTHVGDGEYRAESPGFSTFAVGGPQSTQQSTETNPAAPTETESPTETETETATPETPTSTETAAPSTAADSPTPTTGSGPGFGVVAALLAVLATALAARTRR
- a CDS encoding LeuA family protein, with the protein product MEFFQGTLDSTSEISDARIFDTTLRDGEQSPRTSFNYEDKREIAALLDEMGTHVIEAGFPVNSDAEFEAVRDIAESTRVTTCGLARVVEKDIEAALESGVDMVHTFVSTSDVQLQDSMHATRQEALDSAVESVERIVEAGAECMFSPMDATRTDEDFLVEVIEATSAAGADWINIPDTCGVATPSRFADLIAKVDSVTEAGIDVHTHDDFGLASANAISGYEAGAAQSQVSVNGIGERAGNAAYEEVVMSLESLYDVDTGVDTTRITELSRIVEEKSDIPVPANKPVVGRNAFSHESGIHAAGVIENSDTFEPGVMTPEMVGAERELVLGKHTGAHSVRERLVDAGYDPSDAEVREVTRRVKEFGAEKQQVTMSELERFAEEVGVERESEEVRA